One Echinicola strongylocentroti DNA window includes the following coding sequences:
- a CDS encoding polysaccharide pyruvyl transferase family protein, protein MENVLIIGAFDRYNYGDLLFPLIIEKQLKTYGQEFNFRFFGLVESDLSMVGGKPTEDLSAFYAACNAPSGRNHIIVAGGEALGVTWHSLFAALNPTYQKIHRYRYRLSKLIDLNAMAKRFLNGATALPFVFTKKDFGNVQSVVLNSLGGSGLNKEIFEKYAFMQEKISRVDYLAVRDRLTVGNLSENGVSAELFPDSAVLMSRFYPSSYLQKKVTPAVCDYVEAEKGDYLFFQINRKNTQGLEANIAEQLDKIAQHTDTKLCLCPIGKALDHDDHVALAEVRKHLKSAHTYFDADNIWDIMYLIANARCYVGTSLHGAITAMSYAVPYVGLKVEKLNAYLSTWGVEGNTFAVDFDRLFEQFKVATAIDKERYSQKQEEQIGQIKKAFDQMARVILGSQVRR, encoded by the coding sequence ATGGAAAATGTATTAATCATCGGAGCCTTTGACCGGTACAACTACGGGGACCTGCTCTTTCCCTTGATCATCGAAAAACAGCTGAAAACCTACGGTCAGGAGTTTAATTTCCGTTTTTTTGGCTTGGTAGAGAGCGATCTAAGTATGGTAGGGGGGAAGCCCACAGAAGATTTGTCGGCTTTTTATGCTGCGTGCAATGCGCCTAGCGGCAGGAATCATATTATCGTAGCCGGAGGGGAGGCTTTAGGGGTGACCTGGCATTCACTGTTTGCGGCACTCAATCCCACGTACCAAAAAATACATCGGTACCGTTACCGGTTGTCTAAGCTGATCGACCTCAATGCGATGGCAAAACGTTTCTTGAATGGAGCTACTGCCTTGCCTTTTGTGTTTACGAAAAAGGATTTTGGCAATGTGCAGTCAGTTGTTTTAAATTCCTTAGGTGGGTCAGGCCTCAACAAGGAAATTTTTGAAAAATACGCATTTATGCAGGAAAAAATTTCCAGAGTGGATTACCTAGCCGTGCGGGATCGGTTAACGGTAGGTAATTTGAGCGAAAATGGTGTCTCTGCGGAACTGTTTCCCGATTCGGCAGTACTGATGAGCAGATTTTATCCCAGTTCCTATTTACAAAAAAAAGTAACTCCTGCCGTATGCGACTACGTGGAAGCAGAAAAGGGCGACTATTTGTTTTTTCAGATCAATAGAAAAAACACACAGGGACTTGAAGCGAATATTGCAGAGCAACTTGATAAGATAGCCCAGCATACGGATACCAAATTATGCCTTTGCCCCATTGGGAAGGCCTTGGATCATGATGATCATGTGGCGCTGGCAGAGGTGCGAAAGCATCTTAAAAGTGCCCATACCTATTTTGATGCAGATAATATCTGGGACATTATGTACCTGATCGCCAATGCCCGATGCTACGTCGGGACCAGCCTTCATGGCGCCATTACCGCCATGAGCTATGCGGTGCCCTATGTGGGGCTGAAAGTAGAAAAACTGAATGCTTATCTATCCACTTGGGGTGTAGAAGGCAATACCTTTGCTGTTGATTTTGACCGTTTATTTGAGCAGTTCAAGGTTGCTACAGCAATAGATAAGGAACGGTATTCACAAAAACAGGAAGAACAGATAGGCCAGATTAAAAAAGCTTTTGACCAAATGGCCCGTGTCATCTTGGGGTCTCAAGTGAGAAGGTGA